Proteins encoded within one genomic window of Hermetia illucens chromosome 2, iHerIll2.2.curated.20191125, whole genome shotgun sequence:
- the LOC119648763 gene encoding POU domain protein CF1A-like, translating to MAATTYMTTASGDLDMALGGGGYHTSSPRSATDAGEMKYMQHHHHHHHHQVPSSPSPNTGSGLGSVTGSLGGVGGNPWTALHPSDPWALQTHPHHHPADVKQEMSHLSQQSRAQQGMASPHAWHAPVHAAHYGPTGGSPLQYHHAAMNGMLHPGHPHHQGVAPLHHALRGGDSPQLHLHPHHMQGDRDASAGEDDTPTSDDLEAFAKQFKQRRIKLGFTQADVGLALGTLYGNVFSQTTICRFEALQLSFKNMCKLKPLLQKWLEEADSTTGSPTSIDKIAAQGRKRKKRTSIEVSVKGALEQHFHKQPKPSAQEITSLADTLQLEKEVVRVWFCNRRQKEKRMTPPNTLGNEMLDNMPPSHMGHGGHGGYHPHHDVHGSPMGAHSHSHSPPMLSPQNMQNTGGHQLTAH from the coding sequence ATGGCCGCCACCACATATATGACAACAGCCTCAGGTGATCTTGACATGGCCCTGGGCGGTGGCGGATACCATACATCATCACCGCGAAGTGCAACAGATGCCGGCGAAATGAAGTATATgcagcatcatcatcaccatcatcatcatcaggtgCCCTCATCGCCCAGTCCAAATACAGGAAGCGGTCTGGGAAGCGTTACCGGCAGTCTTGGTGGTGTAGGCGGTAATCCATGGACAGCGCTGCATCCTTCGGACCCGTGGGCCTTGCAAACACATCCTCATCACCATCCGGCCGATGTGAAGCAGGAGATGTCACATTTATCGCAACAATCACGAGCACAACAGGGTATGGCATCGCCACATGCATGGCATGCACCGGTCCACGCCGCACATTACGGACCGACGGGTGGATCACCGCTTCAGTACCACCATGCGGCTATGAATGGAATGCTCCATCCAGGGCACCCACATCACCAAGGTGTTGCTCCTTTGCACCATGCCTTACGCGGGGGTGATTCACCTCAATTGCACTTACATCCTCATCATATGCAAGGCGATCGAGATGCCAGCGCCGGAGAGGATGACACACCAACCTCAGACGATTTAGAAGCGTTCGCAAAACAGTTCAAACAGCGGCGGATAAAGCTGGGTTTCACACAGGCCGACGTCGGTTTAGCTTTAGGTACACTCTACGGTAACGTGTTTTCGCAGACAACGATATGCCGATTCGAGGCTTtacaattaagttttaaaaatATGTGCAAGCTGAAACCGCTGCTTCAAAAATGGCTCGAAGAAGCCGACTCGACGACAGGGTCACCTACAAGCATCGATAAAATTGCAGCACAAGGCCGAAAGCGGAAGAAAAGGACTAGCATAGAAGTGTCCGTGAAGGGTGCCCTCGAACAACATTTCCACAAACAACCAAAACCTTCAGCGCAGGAAATCACCTCGCTGGCCGACACACTGCAGctggagaaggaagtagtgCGAGTGTGGTTCTGCAATAGGAGGCAAAAGGAGAAGCGAATGACACCTCCGAATACATTAGGCAATGAAATGTTAGATAATATGCCGCCTTCGCACATGGGACACGGAGGACATGGCGGATACCATCCACATCACGATGTTCATGGTAGTCCCATGGGCGCCCATAGTCACAGCCATAGCCCGCCAATGCTTAGCCCACAGAACATGCAGAACACCGGCGGTCATCAGCTGACGGCCCACTAG
- the LOC119648549 gene encoding developmental regulatory protein wetA-like, which yields MTTTALSSHSPLGGGSLHQQHLTNNNNNSDNNNGDHLSQVTKSNASIAAAAAAAMYIDPARYQQHHTHLNAHLNPHLNPHLNSHHLNPHHPHLHHTSDQQHQSHPHPPPTQHLNLNPHVVHHHHQQQQQQQQLHARRLFHEWTLQFGATGPSSVRHFNSFSGE from the coding sequence ATGACCACGACCGCCCTATCATCCCACAGCCCGCTCGGTGGCGGATCCCTCCACCAGCAACACCTCaccaacaacaataacaatagtGATAACAACAACGGTGATCATTTATCTCAGGTGACCAAGTCGAACGCGTCAATTGCCGCCGCAGCAGCGGCCGCCATGTACATAGATCCCGCTCGCTATCAGCAGCACCATACGCATTTGAACGCGCACTTGAATCCCCATCTCAACCCCCATCTGAATTCACACCACCTGAACCCCCATCACCCGCATTTGCATCACACAAGCGATCAACAACATCAATCGCACCCGCATCCGCCACCTACGCAACATCTAAATCTCAATCCCCATGTTGTCCATCATCATCAccagcagcaacagcaacagcagcagcttCACGCCCGAAGACTGTTCCACGAGTGGACCCTGCAATTCGGCGCCACCGGACCCTCCAGCGTGCGTCACTTCAACAGTTTTAGTGGTGAATAA